The proteins below are encoded in one region of Myxococcales bacterium:
- the rpoC gene encoding DNA-directed RNA polymerase subunit beta', with product MKDIFSFFEKPKDPTAFSAIRISLASPEKIREWSHGEVKKPETINYRTFKPERDGLFCAKIFGPVKDYECNCGKYKRMKHRGIVCEKCGVEVIQSKVRRKRLGHVTLATPVAHIWFLKSLPSRIGAVLDITLKELERVLYCESYIVMDAGDTPLKQGEILSEEHYQELMNEYGPGSFEAGMGGDAILELLKVIDVHSEAEILRSEMRQTTSETKRKKIAKRLKVIESFRDSGNRPEWMMLSVIPVLPPDLRPLVPLDGGRFATSDLNDLYRRVINRNNRLKRLIELNAPEIIIRNERRMLQEAVDALFDNGRRGKTITGPNKRPLKSLSDMLKGKQGRFRQNLLGKRVDYSGRSVIVVGPALRLHQCGLPKRMALELFKPFIYNKLEERGYVTTIKSAKKLVEKEKPEVWDILDEVITEHPVLLNRAPTLHRLGIQAFEPVLIEGKAIQLHPLVCAAFNADFDGDQMAVHVPLSVEAQMEARVLMMSTNNILSPASGKPIINPTQDIVLGLYYMTREKPFARGSYRPGSEKEGDFSGIYASAEEVRMAYDAGEIDLHARIKSYVRGQLYETTVGRVLVSEILPEQVDFEHVNKVLDKKALSALIDHCYRQSRNKATVLLADRLRTLGFTMSTRAGISICMEDMAIPESKAELLKAAQTDVETVVEQYQEGLITDGERYNKTVDIWADAADQVARDLLDGIGHETITDPKTGETADTPSFNPIFMMADSGARGSNQQIRQLAGMRGLMAKPSGEIIETPITANFREGLTVLQYFISTHGARKGLADTALKTANSGYLTRRLVDVAQDASVTEYNCQTIDGIWVQALEEGGEVVQPLGDRILGRVALEDIIDPMTDEVIVAANQEIDEETVTRVEDSGIDRVLIRSVLTCQSRRGICALCYGRDLARGYTVNIGEACGVIAAQSIGEPGTQLTMRTFHIGGAAARGKIEQSAIETRSEGIVRFENASLVEKKDKSVVVMNRHGIAKVVDESGRERERYRLTYGAVIKAKDGEKVAKGTLLAEWDPYAIPILTEEAGIIQYGDIIEGVTMEEKLDEVTGLSRRVVIESRDAAARPRIVIRRAGTEEDDSEENILARYFLPVGANLIPSEGEQIEAGEIVAKIPRETTKTKDITGGLPRVAELFEARKPKDHAIVSDIDGMVSFGKDTKGKRKVIITTEVGDPEEYLIAKGKHLTVKEGDHVQAGEPLMDGPASPHDILRVQGEKALAAWLVNEIQQVYRLQGVTINDKHIEAIVRQMLRRVKIKDVGDTNFLADEQVEKSVFEVENERVIAKGGKPAVAEPLLLGITKASLSTESFISASSFQETTKVLTEAAVSGKIDALRGLKENVIMGRLIPAGTGLGAYERMDVMVEDAISSEFGGFGSESSFDTPAAAGSKL from the coding sequence ATGAAAGATATTTTTAGCTTTTTCGAGAAACCCAAAGACCCGACTGCTTTTTCGGCGATTCGCATCTCCTTGGCCTCTCCGGAAAAAATCCGGGAGTGGTCACACGGTGAAGTGAAAAAGCCAGAAACGATAAACTACAGAACCTTCAAGCCTGAGCGTGATGGCTTGTTCTGTGCAAAAATCTTTGGTCCAGTTAAAGACTACGAGTGTAACTGCGGAAAATACAAGCGCATGAAGCACCGCGGCATCGTTTGCGAAAAGTGCGGCGTTGAAGTCATTCAAAGCAAAGTACGTCGCAAGCGTTTGGGTCATGTGACCTTGGCGACGCCAGTTGCGCATATTTGGTTCTTGAAAAGCCTTCCTTCGCGTATCGGAGCGGTGCTTGACATCACACTTAAGGAGCTTGAGCGTGTTCTTTATTGTGAGTCCTATATCGTCATGGATGCGGGGGATACGCCTCTGAAACAAGGCGAGATTCTTTCTGAGGAACATTATCAGGAGCTCATGAACGAGTACGGTCCCGGCTCGTTTGAAGCGGGCATGGGTGGTGATGCGATTTTAGAATTGCTCAAAGTGATTGACGTGCACTCGGAAGCTGAGATTTTGCGCTCTGAAATGCGCCAGACCACCAGCGAGACCAAGCGTAAGAAAATCGCCAAGCGTCTAAAGGTCATCGAGTCTTTTCGTGATTCAGGCAACCGTCCTGAGTGGATGATGCTCTCGGTGATTCCCGTTCTGCCACCGGATTTGCGTCCCTTGGTTCCATTGGATGGAGGCCGATTTGCGACTTCCGATCTAAACGATCTGTATCGTCGGGTAATCAACCGTAACAATCGTTTGAAGCGTTTGATTGAGCTTAACGCTCCTGAGATCATTATCCGCAACGAACGACGCATGCTTCAGGAAGCTGTCGATGCGCTTTTTGACAACGGTCGTCGCGGTAAGACTATTACTGGTCCAAATAAGCGCCCACTTAAGTCCTTGAGTGATATGCTTAAGGGCAAGCAGGGTCGTTTCCGTCAGAATCTCCTTGGTAAGCGTGTTGATTACTCGGGTCGTTCGGTTATCGTTGTAGGTCCTGCACTTCGTTTGCATCAGTGTGGTCTGCCTAAGCGTATGGCTTTGGAACTCTTTAAGCCGTTCATTTACAACAAGCTCGAAGAGCGTGGTTATGTCACCACCATCAAGAGTGCCAAGAAGCTTGTTGAAAAAGAAAAGCCTGAAGTCTGGGATATCCTTGATGAGGTAATCACGGAACATCCCGTTCTGCTTAACCGTGCGCCTACCTTGCACAGGCTTGGTATTCAAGCTTTTGAGCCTGTACTGATTGAAGGCAAAGCTATTCAGCTCCACCCTCTCGTTTGCGCGGCATTTAACGCGGATTTCGATGGTGATCAGATGGCTGTTCACGTGCCATTGTCAGTCGAGGCGCAGATGGAGGCTCGCGTGCTGATGATGAGCACGAATAACATTCTGTCGCCTGCCAGCGGTAAGCCCATCATTAACCCAACTCAGGATATCGTTCTTGGCCTTTATTACATGACGCGCGAAAAACCGTTTGCGCGAGGTTCGTATAGGCCTGGTAGTGAGAAGGAAGGCGATTTCAGTGGTATTTACGCCTCAGCAGAGGAAGTGCGCATGGCGTACGATGCTGGTGAGATCGATTTGCATGCTCGCATTAAGTCTTATGTGCGTGGCCAGCTCTATGAAACCACTGTAGGTCGTGTACTCGTCAGCGAAATTTTGCCGGAGCAAGTTGATTTCGAGCATGTGAACAAGGTGCTCGATAAGAAGGCTCTAAGCGCGCTTATTGACCATTGCTATCGTCAGAGCCGCAACAAAGCCACAGTGCTTCTTGCAGATAGACTCCGAACCCTTGGTTTCACGATGTCTACACGTGCAGGTATCTCCATCTGCATGGAAGATATGGCGATTCCTGAGTCCAAAGCCGAGCTTTTGAAGGCAGCGCAGACAGACGTTGAGACCGTCGTGGAACAGTATCAAGAGGGTCTCATTACGGATGGTGAGCGCTACAACAAGACCGTCGATATTTGGGCTGACGCTGCTGACCAAGTGGCGCGAGACCTGCTCGATGGTATTGGCCATGAGACCATCACCGATCCAAAGACAGGCGAGACGGCTGATACGCCATCCTTCAATCCTATCTTTATGATGGCTGATTCTGGTGCGCGTGGTTCGAACCAGCAAATTCGTCAGCTCGCGGGTATGCGTGGTTTGATGGCAAAGCCTTCGGGTGAAATCATCGAAACCCCAATTACGGCGAACTTCCGTGAGGGTCTTACTGTGCTTCAGTACTTCATCTCGACGCACGGTGCTCGTAAAGGTTTGGCCGATACGGCTCTTAAGACAGCGAACTCTGGATATCTGACACGTCGTTTGGTGGATGTTGCACAGGACGCTTCGGTGACTGAATACAACTGTCAGACCATCGATGGTATCTGGGTGCAGGCTCTTGAAGAAGGTGGCGAAGTGGTTCAACCACTTGGTGACCGTATTTTGGGTCGTGTTGCACTTGAAGACATTATCGATCCAATGACCGATGAAGTTATCGTAGCGGCGAATCAGGAAATCGACGAGGAGACTGTAACGCGTGTTGAAGACTCGGGTATTGATCGTGTCTTGATTCGTTCTGTGCTTACCTGTCAGTCACGTCGCGGTATCTGTGCGTTGTGTTACGGTCGTGACCTTGCGCGTGGTTACACGGTTAACATCGGTGAAGCTTGTGGTGTTATCGCTGCTCAGTCGATTGGCGAGCCTGGAACGCAGCTTACAATGCGTACCTTCCACATTGGTGGTGCTGCGGCGCGTGGTAAGATTGAGCAATCGGCAATCGAAACACGTTCTGAGGGTATCGTTCGCTTCGAGAACGCTTCTCTTGTTGAGAAGAAAGACAAGAGCGTTGTGGTCATGAACCGACACGGTATCGCTAAGGTTGTCGACGAGTCTGGTCGTGAAAGAGAGCGTTACCGCTTAACCTACGGTGCTGTTATCAAAGCCAAGGATGGCGAGAAAGTTGCCAAAGGCACCTTGCTGGCGGAGTGGGACCCTTACGCGATTCCGATTTTGACTGAAGAGGCTGGTATCATCCAGTACGGTGACATCATTGAAGGTGTGACCATGGAAGAAAAACTTGACGAAGTAACGGGGCTTTCGCGTCGTGTGGTGATCGAGTCGCGTGATGCCGCGGCCCGCCCACGCATCGTAATCCGACGTGCGGGAACCGAAGAGGACGACTCAGAGGAAAATATTCTGGCGCGTTATTTCTTGCCTGTTGGAGCAAACCTTATTCCTAGCGAAGGTGAGCAAATCGAGGCCGGTGAGATTGTGGCCAAGATTCCTCGTGAGACGACAAAGACCAAGGATATTACTGGTGGTTTGCCTCGTGTTGCTGAGTTGTTCGAAGCTCGTAAACCTAAAGATCACGCTATCGTTTCTGACATTGACGGAATGGTGAGCTTTGGTAAAGACACCAAGGGCAAGCGTAAAGTGATCATTACTACTGAGGTCGGCGACCCAGAGGAGTATTTGATTGCTAAAGGTAAGCATCTGACGGTCAAAGAAGGCGATCATGTTCAAGCTGGCGAGCCTCTTATGGATGGCCCGGCCAGTCCGCATGACATCTTGCGTGTTCAAGGCGAAAAGGCTTTGGCGGCATGGCTTGTTAACGAGATTCAGCAGGTTTACCGTCTGCAAGGCGTTACGATTAACGACAAGCACATCGAAGCGATTGTGCGTCAGATGTTGCGTCGCGTGAAAATCAAGGATGTTGGAGACACCAATTTCTTGGCGGATGAACAGGTTGAAAAGTCGGTGTTCGAAGTAGAAAACGAGCGCGTGATTGCTAAGGGTGGCAAGCCTGCTGTGGCAGAGCCTCTCCTCTTAGGAATTACCAAAGCGTCTCTGTCTACCGAATCGTTCATTAGCGCTTCATCCTTCCAGGAGACAACCAAGGTTCTTACAGAGGCAGCAGTCTCCGGTAAGATCGATGCCCTGCGGGGTCTCAAGGAAAACGTTATCATGGGTCGTTTGATTCCTGCTGGTACGGGGCTGGGAGCTTATGAGCGCATGGATGTTATGGTAGAAGACGCCATTTCAAGCGAGTTCGGTGGCTTCGGCTCTGAATCAAGCTTTGATACCCCTGCAGCGGCAGGTAGCAAGCTTTAG
- the upp gene encoding uracil phosphoribosyltransferase: MPRERQLHVINHPLITHKLSIMRDRETSTRSFRQLLQEISMLLGYEITRDMPLTDREVHTPLTKTNAPVLEGKKLVLIAIMRAGIGLLDGMLQIIPSARVGHIGLYRDPQTLEAVEYYFRLPGSLEDRDAVLLDPMLATGHSAVAAVDRIKKEKPRSIKFVCLLAAPEGISHFHEQHPDVPIYTPAVDERLNDHGYIVPGLGDAGDRLFGTKNH, translated from the coding sequence ATGCCAAGAGAACGTCAACTTCACGTGATCAACCATCCTCTTATTACGCATAAACTTTCCATCATGCGTGACCGAGAAACAAGTACGCGTTCCTTTCGGCAGTTGCTGCAAGAAATAAGCATGCTTTTGGGTTACGAAATCACTCGGGATATGCCTCTGACGGATCGCGAGGTTCACACGCCACTAACCAAAACAAACGCACCCGTTCTCGAGGGAAAAAAGCTTGTACTCATTGCAATCATGCGTGCAGGTATTGGTCTATTGGACGGTATGCTTCAAATTATTCCTTCGGCACGAGTCGGTCACATCGGCCTTTACCGTGACCCTCAAACGCTTGAAGCCGTTGAATACTACTTTAGACTTCCTGGTAGCCTAGAAGACCGGGACGCTGTGCTTCTTGATCCGATGTTAGCCACCGGACACTCAGCAGTCGCCGCTGTAGACCGCATCAAGAAAGAAAAACCGCGTTCCATCAAGTTCGTGTGTTTACTCGCAGCGCCTGAAGGCATTAGTCACTTTCACGAGCAGCACCCTGATGTACCCATCTACACACCCGCTGTGGATGAACGTCTTAACGATCACGGATACATCGTGCCTGGCCTAGGTGACGCCGGAGATCGCCTCTTCGGCACCAAGAACCACTAG
- a CDS encoding hotdog fold thioesterase encodes MLSVDPKYELLEKVMTEMIPFNKMLGIEVRSLKKGYAELKIPFRPEFVGDFTKPALHGGVLSALMDVTGGAAVWTVLGANSRVATIDLRVDYLKPGQSLDVFARAQVLRVGGRVGVASVQAFHEEKPEEIIADARGVYVLRRNVENAN; translated from the coding sequence ATGCTTAGCGTGGACCCAAAATACGAATTACTCGAAAAAGTCATGACGGAGATGATTCCTTTTAACAAAATGTTAGGCATCGAGGTTCGAAGCTTAAAAAAGGGCTATGCCGAACTAAAAATTCCTTTTCGTCCCGAGTTTGTTGGAGACTTCACCAAGCCTGCCTTGCACGGAGGTGTGCTTTCGGCTCTCATGGACGTAACCGGTGGGGCAGCAGTCTGGACCGTCTTAGGTGCAAACAGTCGGGTTGCTACCATTGATTTGCGCGTGGATTATCTAAAACCAGGCCAGTCGCTTGATGTCTTTGCGCGCGCCCAGGTCTTGCGAGTGGGTGGGCGAGTTGGGGTGGCGTCGGTCCAGGCTTTTCATGAGGAAAAACCAGAGGAAATTATCGCGGATGCACGTGGAGTGTATGTCCTTCGTCGCAATGTTGAAAATGCAAACTAG
- a CDS encoding UvrD-helicase domain-containing protein encodes MAEIMQQQGNNNTKTFTVVEEEEKVLRRFKTHLQVHRNTRPSSPIDYDKELIDLRDQINSARLEDVPPLIEEMERLQQVAARRAQVTAGHVNPASPYFARMILEEDDKKREVLIGRSTYLDSRTGIRIVDWRNAPVSRIYYRYDEGDDYEEDFGGRVVEGDVLLRRSLAINNGVLRRITTPKSTFVKSAHGEWREVPHEFIQLHGGQGIALRPESHHKPGQLGIGVDGDGRADRFLPEITALIDPQQFELITRPDAGVIVIQGGAGSGKTTIGLHRMAYLAFQDPNRFRADKMLVVVFNRALARYMSKVLPALGIEGVPVVTFGSWASKLRSAHLPLLPKEYSDETPAVVTRLKKHPIMLRLIDGFTEQLANNFEREINEQVSKAAVDEYALPIWQRFPRMPVGARLDYLQKWLLKKDCPLQRADRLHLKQLVDRYRGKSFDTLEAWSDILGDQRRIQSLLDEDDPQAFEKGELSTAHRWVVRHCELVAQEVEAKEQEIRDRSDRANFSDDDENDRQTGIDGQIENDHALLDREDDALFLRLMQRLQGPLRHRKEELRYEHVLVDEAQDLSPVELAVVHNTVSKKQSMTFAGDVAQRVFMDNGFTSWKKVFSQLGLSHVEVEPLKLSYRSTHEIMEFAQHVLGPLVNEEPGQATKSGAPVELFKFSHPGDAVGFIGEAIREVVQREPLSSIAVIARYPEQADLYFDGLKNSEVPNLRRVADQDFSFRPGVDVTDVHQVKGLEFDYVVLLEVSAAVYPQEDDARHLLHIAATRAAYQLWVTTTGEPSRLLPEALVEQAL; translated from the coding sequence ATGGCTGAAATCATGCAGCAACAAGGCAATAATAATACAAAGACATTTACTGTAGTCGAAGAAGAAGAGAAAGTCCTTAGGCGATTTAAAACTCATCTACAAGTACATCGCAATACTCGGCCTTCCAGTCCAATCGACTACGACAAAGAGCTAATTGACCTTCGTGATCAAATCAATAGTGCGCGTCTTGAAGACGTCCCGCCTCTTATCGAAGAGATGGAGCGTCTACAGCAAGTTGCTGCTCGTCGCGCACAGGTCACTGCGGGTCACGTCAATCCTGCATCACCATATTTTGCACGCATGATTCTAGAAGAGGACGATAAGAAGCGAGAAGTGCTTATCGGTCGGAGTACCTACCTTGATTCAAGGACAGGGATACGCATCGTCGACTGGCGCAATGCTCCGGTTAGTCGCATCTACTATCGTTATGATGAAGGAGATGATTACGAAGAAGATTTCGGTGGGCGTGTCGTGGAAGGTGATGTGCTTTTACGGCGTAGCCTTGCCATCAATAATGGTGTGCTAAGGCGCATTACGACTCCGAAGTCGACTTTTGTTAAAAGCGCTCATGGTGAGTGGCGCGAAGTTCCGCATGAATTTATTCAGCTTCACGGTGGTCAGGGCATCGCGCTCCGTCCGGAGAGTCATCATAAACCTGGTCAATTGGGTATCGGAGTTGATGGTGATGGTCGAGCCGATCGTTTCTTGCCAGAGATTACGGCACTTATTGATCCACAACAGTTCGAACTGATTACCCGCCCGGATGCAGGCGTCATTGTCATTCAAGGTGGAGCCGGTAGCGGCAAAACAACGATTGGCTTGCATCGCATGGCTTATTTGGCCTTTCAAGATCCGAACCGTTTTCGGGCGGATAAGATGCTTGTGGTCGTTTTTAACCGCGCGCTTGCGCGTTACATGTCAAAGGTTTTGCCGGCTTTGGGTATCGAAGGTGTTCCGGTCGTAACCTTTGGTTCATGGGCATCAAAACTTCGTTCAGCTCACCTTCCGTTGCTTCCCAAAGAATACAGTGATGAGACTCCCGCTGTCGTCACTCGACTAAAGAAGCATCCCATCATGCTTAGGCTTATTGACGGTTTCACCGAGCAGCTGGCTAACAATTTTGAGCGAGAGATCAATGAGCAGGTGTCAAAAGCTGCTGTCGATGAGTACGCATTGCCGATATGGCAGCGCTTCCCACGCATGCCGGTGGGTGCACGCCTAGACTATCTGCAAAAATGGCTTTTGAAGAAGGATTGTCCTTTGCAGCGTGCTGATCGACTGCATCTCAAGCAGCTTGTCGATCGTTATCGCGGTAAATCGTTCGACACACTAGAGGCCTGGTCGGATATTTTGGGCGATCAGCGGCGTATTCAATCACTTCTAGATGAAGATGATCCCCAAGCCTTTGAAAAAGGTGAGCTTAGCACTGCTCATCGATGGGTTGTTCGACACTGTGAGCTAGTCGCCCAAGAAGTAGAAGCCAAGGAACAAGAAATTAGGGACCGTAGTGATCGCGCTAATTTTTCAGATGACGATGAAAACGATCGTCAAACTGGCATTGATGGACAGATAGAGAACGACCACGCGCTGCTTGATCGTGAAGACGATGCCCTGTTTCTTCGTTTGATGCAGCGGCTGCAGGGACCGCTGCGACATCGCAAAGAAGAGCTGCGTTACGAGCATGTTCTGGTTGACGAAGCGCAGGACCTTAGTCCGGTTGAACTTGCCGTTGTGCATAACACGGTGAGCAAAAAGCAGAGCATGACCTTCGCTGGCGATGTTGCACAGCGTGTTTTCATGGACAACGGCTTTACGTCATGGAAGAAGGTTTTTTCCCAACTTGGACTCTCTCATGTCGAAGTTGAGCCTTTGAAACTTTCCTATCGTTCGACGCATGAAATTATGGAGTTCGCGCAACATGTATTGGGGCCCTTAGTCAATGAGGAGCCAGGACAAGCTACTAAAAGCGGCGCACCCGTGGAGTTGTTCAAGTTCTCCCATCCAGGAGATGCTGTTGGCTTTATCGGGGAGGCGATTCGTGAGGTTGTGCAGCGTGAGCCCTTAAGTTCTATTGCTGTCATCGCGCGTTATCCTGAGCAGGCCGATCTGTATTTTGACGGTCTGAAAAATTCGGAAGTACCAAATCTGCGTCGGGTGGCCGACCAGGACTTTTCCTTCCGACCGGGTGTCGATGTAACCGACGTTCACCAGGTGAAAGGTCTTGAGTTTGACTACGTTGTCTTACTGGAGGTTTCTGCAGCGGTTTACCCGCAAGAGGATGACGCTCGACATCTCTTGCACATCGCGGCGACACGTGCGGCTTATCAGTTGTGGGTCACCACGACCGGTGAGCCGTCCAGACTGCTTCCGGAAGCCTTGGTTGAACAGGCATTGTAG
- a CDS encoding NAD(P)-dependent alcohol dehydrogenase gives MIKAYAANEAKGEFKPFEYEPGELRPEQVEIKVHSCGLCHSDISIADNEWGFSQYPVVPGHEVIGEVIARGDHVKHLDIGAIVGLGWFSGSCMHCLQCMSGNHNLCPSAESTILGRHGGFADRVRCNAEWAIELPTDLDAAKAGPLFCGGITVFNPIVEFDVKPTDRVAVLGVGGLGHLALQFLNKWGCEVTAFSSNPAKEAEALSMGAHHVINSKDSSALEKAAGSFDFILSTVNVELDWPSYLGTLAPKGRFHTVGAIPTPMSIPAFSLIGAQRSVSGSPLGAPATTTRMLEFCARHGIAAVTEHFPMAKINDAFEHLRAGKARYRIVLDA, from the coding sequence ATGATTAAGGCCTATGCAGCAAACGAAGCTAAGGGTGAGTTTAAGCCCTTTGAATATGAGCCCGGTGAACTTCGCCCTGAGCAAGTTGAAATTAAAGTGCATAGCTGTGGGCTCTGCCATTCAGATATTTCCATCGCGGATAACGAATGGGGCTTTAGTCAGTATCCTGTCGTTCCTGGGCATGAAGTTATTGGTGAAGTCATTGCACGTGGCGATCATGTCAAACACCTTGATATCGGAGCAATCGTTGGTTTGGGTTGGTTTAGTGGGAGCTGCATGCACTGTCTGCAATGCATGAGCGGTAACCACAATCTTTGCCCAAGTGCGGAAAGTACCATTTTAGGTCGACACGGGGGCTTTGCCGATCGAGTGCGTTGCAATGCCGAATGGGCTATTGAGCTTCCTACAGATCTTGACGCAGCAAAGGCAGGCCCTCTTTTTTGTGGTGGCATTACTGTGTTTAATCCGATTGTTGAGTTTGATGTTAAGCCTACCGATCGTGTTGCTGTTCTTGGCGTGGGCGGACTTGGTCATCTGGCTTTGCAGTTTTTGAATAAGTGGGGTTGCGAAGTGACTGCTTTTTCGTCTAATCCTGCCAAGGAAGCTGAAGCACTTAGCATGGGTGCTCATCACGTGATCAACAGCAAAGATAGCTCTGCTCTTGAAAAAGCTGCCGGTAGCTTCGACTTCATTCTTTCAACTGTTAACGTGGAACTTGACTGGCCTAGTTATCTTGGCACTCTTGCCCCCAAAGGACGGTTTCATACGGTGGGCGCTATCCCTACGCCGATGAGTATTCCAGCATTTTCTCTTATTGGTGCTCAGCGCAGTGTTTCAGGCTCTCCGCTTGGCGCACCTGCAACCACGACGAGAATGTTGGAGTTTTGTGCACGCCATGGCATCGCAGCGGTTACGGAACATTTTCCGATGGCGAAAATTAATGATGCTTTCGAGCATCTTAGGGCGGGCAAAGCCCGCTATCGCATCGTATTGGATGCGTAG
- a CDS encoding helix-turn-helix transcriptional regulator produces MDINESVIVFDALSQETRMKAFRMLVEAGEEGLPAGQLSEALGTPQNTMSFHLSHMANAGVIRSRRQGRSIIYSANFALMRDLISFLVKDCCSVNFASVREDRKKGCEVIELAACCNGKKEKR; encoded by the coding sequence ATGGATATAAATGAGTCGGTCATTGTTTTTGATGCGCTTTCGCAAGAAACACGCATGAAAGCCTTTCGTATGTTGGTCGAGGCCGGCGAGGAAGGATTGCCGGCAGGTCAGCTGAGTGAGGCATTGGGAACTCCGCAAAACACCATGTCTTTTCATCTGAGTCACATGGCCAATGCCGGTGTGATTCGTTCTCGAAGGCAGGGTCGTTCTATTATTTACTCGGCTAATTTTGCACTCATGCGCGACCTGATCTCATTTCTCGTCAAAGACTGCTGCAGTGTGAATTTTGCCAGTGTGCGTGAAGATCGAAAGAAGGGCTGCGAAGTTATTGAGCTAGCTGCGTGCTGTAATGGAAAAAAGGAGAAACGATGA
- a CDS encoding glyoxalase/bleomycin resistance/dioxygenase family protein gives MKRIHIHVGVENLEQAIQFYSALFGVKPSKSKSDYAKWMLEDPKLNFAISTRANVLGVDHLGIQAEDASELEAMREQAEQAGLALRHEGESVCCYARSEKSWLTDPSGVAWETYQTMEDAELFSSESHDNSACCMPKTKKQSSCC, from the coding sequence ATGAAACGAATTCATATACACGTTGGGGTTGAAAACCTCGAGCAGGCCATCCAATTTTATAGCGCTCTGTTTGGCGTAAAACCAAGCAAAAGCAAAAGCGATTATGCAAAATGGATGCTAGAGGACCCAAAACTCAACTTTGCCATATCGACCCGGGCCAATGTTTTAGGCGTTGATCACTTAGGCATTCAAGCTGAAGACGCATCGGAACTTGAGGCGATGCGTGAACAGGCAGAACAGGCAGGTTTAGCGCTGCGACATGAAGGCGAGTCTGTATGCTGTTATGCTCGCTCGGAGAAAAGTTGGCTTACTGATCCGTCTGGTGTTGCATGGGAGACTTATCAGACCATGGAAGATGCAGAGCTTTTTTCTAGCGAAAGTCATGACAATAGCGCGTGTTGCATGCCGAAGACTAAAAAGCAATCGAGTTGCTGTTAG